Proteins encoded together in one Shewanella acanthi window:
- a CDS encoding flavin-containing monooxygenase — translation MDSKHYDTIIIGAGLSGIGMACRLVTEHPNKNFAILERRQKMGGTWDLFRYPGIRSDSDMASFGFDFKPWYSDKVLAEGTNIRNYVIETAKEFRFDEKVQYGFAIIKADWSDATQRWTLTARHEATGQEKLFSCAFLINCAGYYNFDQGYRPHFEGEESFKGQIVHPQFWPENIDYSGKRVIVIGSGATAITLVPSMADKAANVTMLQRSPSYIMSVPSVDKISMMLNRILPKKWVFDFARKRNILLQRGLYLACRKWPNMMRKRLLSHVQKQVGPNVDMRHFSPQYNPWEQRLCAAPDGDFFTALRSGKANIVTDHIECFTEKGIRLKSGQHLDADVIVTATGLEMQLMGGMAFSVNGAQVNVPERMIYKGIMIEGLPNYGWIFGYTNAPWTLKADIGGRYLCNLFSHMQKNGYAVAKAIDTANNNTGVSMIEGFAPGYMARATARMPRQGKAGPWQVTMHYGKDKKILTEDAIEDGILQFTSAHQSAKQVVEDLKAIA, via the coding sequence ATGGACTCAAAGCATTACGACACAATCATCATTGGGGCTGGTTTGTCAGGTATTGGTATGGCTTGCCGTTTAGTGACGGAACATCCCAATAAAAACTTCGCCATCCTCGAACGCAGGCAAAAAATGGGCGGAACTTGGGATTTATTCCGCTATCCTGGCATTCGCTCCGACTCGGATATGGCCAGCTTTGGCTTCGACTTTAAACCTTGGTATTCTGACAAGGTCCTCGCCGAAGGGACTAACATCCGCAATTATGTCATCGAAACCGCTAAAGAATTTCGCTTTGATGAGAAGGTCCAATACGGCTTTGCCATCATAAAAGCGGATTGGTCCGATGCCACTCAGCGCTGGACACTGACCGCCCGCCACGAAGCCACAGGTCAGGAGAAGCTCTTCAGCTGCGCCTTCTTAATTAACTGCGCCGGTTACTATAATTTTGACCAAGGTTATCGCCCACATTTCGAAGGCGAAGAATCCTTCAAGGGGCAAATTGTTCATCCACAGTTTTGGCCCGAAAACATAGACTACAGCGGAAAACGAGTCATCGTTATCGGCAGCGGAGCCACCGCCATCACCCTAGTACCGAGCATGGCCGACAAGGCGGCGAATGTGACCATGTTACAGCGCTCGCCCAGCTACATAATGTCGGTGCCTTCGGTAGATAAAATATCTATGATGCTCAACCGCATCCTCCCCAAAAAGTGGGTCTTCGACTTCGCCCGTAAGCGCAATATTCTGCTGCAACGCGGACTGTATCTTGCCTGTCGCAAGTGGCCCAATATGATGCGTAAACGCTTGCTGTCCCATGTGCAAAAGCAAGTTGGCCCAAATGTCGATATGCGCCACTTTTCACCCCAATATAATCCTTGGGAACAACGTCTGTGTGCCGCTCCCGATGGCGACTTTTTTACCGCCCTTCGCTCTGGGAAAGCCAATATCGTCACTGACCACATCGAATGTTTCACTGAGAAGGGGATCAGGCTTAAATCGGGTCAACATTTAGATGCCGATGTCATAGTGACAGCCACAGGGCTCGAAATGCAGCTGATGGGGGGTATGGCATTCTCAGTGAACGGTGCTCAAGTTAATGTGCCAGAGCGCATGATCTACAAAGGCATTATGATCGAGGGGCTACCCAATTACGGCTGGATATTCGGTTATACCAACGCGCCATGGACCCTCAAAGCTGATATAGGTGGTCGTTATTTATGTAATCTATTCAGCCATATGCAAAAAAATGGTTATGCTGTAGCTAAAGCCATTGATACCGCCAATAACAACACGGGTGTCAGTATGATTGAAGGTTTCGCCCCTGGTTATATGGCTCGCGCCACCGCGAGAATGCCAAGACAAGGCAAAGCAGGTCCTTGGCAGGTGACAATGCATTATGGCAAAGACAAGAAGATCCTCACCGAGGATGCCATTGAAGACGGCATTTTACAGTTCACCTCGGCGCACCAAAGTGCAAAGCAAGTGGTCGAGGATTTAAAAGCTATCGCTTAA
- a CDS encoding alpha/beta hydrolase, whose protein sequence is MMPVELIKPPVLLIHGMWGTDEAMFELKAEFEQQGYSVEALCLPMHKPKASYTNADKNALAQTSLEDYVNFIIAKVDNLKVPPILVGHSMGGVLAQLVATRVHVNKLVLISSAAPGGINSWSWSMIRTFGRNLLLFPLWKKVTEIGLANVQYGIANTQSIDVQRFIADNATYESGRATFQIGIGGMFPNGFARVDAKRIQCPMLIVGGTADRITPITIQRAIAKKYGAIAKLVEIPGACHWTVGGSHLKAVSTEIFTWLSKPFMVENAQISTLPPKASGGN, encoded by the coding sequence ATGATGCCAGTTGAATTGATTAAACCGCCGGTGCTGCTCATCCACGGAATGTGGGGAACAGATGAAGCCATGTTCGAACTGAAAGCCGAGTTTGAACAACAGGGCTACAGTGTCGAGGCCCTATGTTTACCTATGCACAAACCTAAAGCCAGTTACACTAATGCCGATAAAAATGCCTTGGCGCAAACGAGTCTTGAGGATTATGTCAACTTTATCATCGCTAAGGTGGACAACTTAAAAGTGCCTCCCATTTTGGTGGGTCACTCCATGGGGGGGGTACTCGCACAGCTTGTCGCCACTAGGGTACATGTTAACAAACTGGTGCTTATCTCCTCGGCTGCGCCAGGGGGGATTAACAGTTGGAGTTGGTCGATGATTCGTACCTTTGGTCGCAATCTATTACTGTTTCCACTGTGGAAGAAAGTCACCGAAATCGGCCTTGCCAATGTGCAATACGGCATTGCCAATACCCAGAGTATTGATGTGCAGCGCTTTATCGCCGATAACGCTACCTACGAGTCAGGGCGAGCGACCTTCCAAATTGGGATTGGTGGTATGTTTCCCAATGGCTTTGCACGAGTCGATGCTAAACGTATTCAGTGCCCCATGTTAATCGTTGGTGGAACGGCTGACCGAATTACGCCTATCACAATCCAGCGAGCCATCGCCAAGAAATACGGAGCTATCGCCAAGCTAGTTGAAATACCCGGAGCTTGCCACTGGACCGTGGGCGGCAGTCATCTTAAGGCGGTCAGCACTGAGATTTTTACCTGGCTTAGCAAGCCCTTTATGGTGGAAAACGCCCAAATTAGCACCTTGCCTCCCAAAGCTAGCGGCGGTAATTAA
- the nqrF gene encoding NADH:ubiquinone reductase (Na(+)-transporting) subunit F, protein MEMAIGIGMFTLVVCLLVIVILIAKKKLVLSGEITIGINDDAEKTIKVAAGDKLLGALAGKNIFIPSACGGGGTCGQCRVKVKSGGGDILPTEQGHITKKEAKEGCRLACQVAVKADMELELEEEIFGVKKWQCEVISNDNKATFIKELLLKLPEGEDVHFKAGGYIQIEAPAHEVKYADFDIPAMYRDDWEKYGLFDLVSTVKEDVLRAYSMANYPDEKGRIMLNVRIATPPSNDLPPGKMSSYIFNLKAGDKVTISGPFGEFFVKDTDAEMVFIGGGAGMAPMRSHIFDQLKSKHTKRKMSFWYGARSSREVFYQEDFDTLAAENDNFVWHVALSEPLPEDNWTGYTGFIHNVLYENYLKNHKAPEDCEFYMCGPPIMNSSVINMLESLGVESENIMLDDFGD, encoded by the coding sequence ATGGAAATGGCAATTGGTATAGGCATGTTCACCTTAGTGGTGTGCTTGCTGGTGATAGTGATCCTTATCGCCAAAAAGAAATTAGTCTTGTCTGGTGAAATCACCATTGGCATCAACGACGATGCCGAAAAGACCATTAAAGTGGCCGCGGGCGACAAATTATTAGGCGCGTTGGCGGGTAAAAACATCTTTATTCCATCGGCCTGTGGCGGCGGTGGTACCTGCGGTCAGTGCCGCGTTAAAGTGAAATCCGGCGGTGGCGATATTCTGCCAACCGAGCAGGGCCATATCACCAAGAAAGAAGCCAAAGAGGGCTGCCGTTTAGCCTGTCAGGTGGCGGTGAAAGCTGATATGGAATTGGAGCTTGAAGAAGAAATCTTTGGCGTGAAGAAGTGGCAATGTGAAGTGATATCTAACGATAACAAAGCCACCTTTATCAAAGAGTTATTATTGAAACTCCCTGAGGGCGAAGATGTGCACTTTAAGGCGGGGGGGTATATTCAAATTGAGGCGCCCGCCCATGAGGTGAAATACGCTGACTTTGATATTCCTGCGATGTACCGCGACGACTGGGAAAAATACGGCCTGTTCGACCTCGTGTCGACCGTGAAAGAAGACGTGTTGCGCGCCTATTCGATGGCGAACTACCCAGACGAGAAGGGGCGCATTATGCTGAACGTGCGTATCGCGACCCCGCCTTCAAATGATTTGCCACCGGGTAAGATGTCATCCTACATCTTTAATCTTAAAGCGGGTGACAAGGTGACTATATCAGGTCCGTTTGGTGAGTTTTTCGTGAAGGATACCGATGCCGAAATGGTGTTTATCGGTGGTGGTGCGGGTATGGCGCCAATGCGCTCACATATCTTCGATCAACTTAAGAGCAAGCACACTAAGCGTAAGATGAGCTTCTGGTATGGCGCCCGCTCAAGTCGTGAAGTCTTCTATCAGGAGGACTTCGATACCTTAGCCGCTGAGAATGACAACTTTGTTTGGCATGTGGCGCTGTCGGAGCCGCTACCAGAGGATAACTGGACGGGTTACACCGGTTTTATCCATAACGTGCTATATGAAAATTACCTCAAAAATCATAAAGCGCCCGAGGATTGTGAGTTTTATATGTGTGGCCCACCGATCATGAACTCATCTGTTATCAATATGCTTGAGAGCCTTGGTGTTGAAAGCGAAAACATTATGCTCGATGACTTTGGTGACTAA
- the nqrE gene encoding NADH:ubiquinone reductase (Na(+)-transporting) subunit E, with amino-acid sequence MEHYINLFLQATFLDNMALSFFLGMCTFLAVSKKVSTAFGLGIAVIVVMTLAVPLNQLIYAKVLSPGALAWAGLPNIDLSYLQLITFIGVIAALVQILEMFLDKYIPSLYDSLGIFLPLLTVNCAIFAGVIFMANRDYSLAESAVFAMGSGTGWAVAIVMLAGLRERMKFHAIPEGLQGIGITFITTGLMALGFMSFSGISL; translated from the coding sequence ATGGAACACTATATTAATCTCTTTTTACAGGCCACATTCCTCGACAATATGGCGCTGTCGTTCTTCCTCGGTATGTGTACCTTCTTAGCCGTGTCTAAAAAGGTATCAACAGCCTTTGGACTGGGTATTGCGGTCATTGTGGTGATGACCTTGGCTGTGCCGTTAAACCAGCTGATTTATGCCAAGGTGTTATCACCGGGTGCGCTGGCGTGGGCGGGCCTACCCAATATCGATTTAAGCTACTTACAGCTCATCACCTTTATCGGGGTTATCGCGGCATTAGTACAAATTTTGGAAATGTTTTTAGATAAATACATTCCTAGCCTCTATGACTCACTCGGGATCTTCCTGCCACTGTTAACAGTTAACTGCGCGATTTTTGCCGGGGTGATTTTTATGGCAAACCGTGACTATAGCCTTGCCGAATCGGCGGTATTTGCCATGGGTTCTGGTACAGGTTGGGCGGTGGCCATTGTGATGCTGGCGGGTCTTCGTGAGCGGATGAAATTCCATGCAATCCCAGAGGGGCTGCAGGGCATTGGGATCACCTTTATTACCACTGGGCTAATGGCGCTGGGCTTTATGTCTTTCTCTGGTATTTCACTTTAA
- a CDS encoding NADH:ubiquinone reductase (Na(+)-transporting) subunit D gives MSHSLSMRDMLAGPVFANNPVAMQVLGVCSALAVSNSMQTAVVMTLAVTFVLVFSNLIISSIRNFIPNSVRIIAQMTVIASLVIIVDMVLQDVAYELSKQLSVFVGLIITNCIIMGRAEAFAMKYPPHLAVVDAVGNAAGYGFVLISVAFVRELLGTGNLFGHSVLTTVENGGWYLPNEMFKLPPSAFFLIGVLIWTINVIQRKRG, from the coding sequence ATGAGTCACTCTTTATCGATGCGTGACATGTTAGCGGGGCCGGTGTTTGCCAACAACCCCGTGGCGATGCAAGTGCTGGGCGTGTGTTCGGCACTGGCGGTGAGTAACTCAATGCAAACCGCCGTGGTGATGACGCTGGCGGTGACCTTCGTATTGGTTTTCTCGAACCTGATTATCTCGAGTATCCGGAATTTTATCCCTAATAGTGTGCGGATCATTGCTCAAATGACGGTCATTGCCTCATTGGTGATTATCGTGGATATGGTGCTTCAGGATGTGGCCTACGAACTGTCTAAGCAGTTGTCAGTGTTTGTGGGACTTATCATCACAAATTGCATCATCATGGGACGCGCCGAAGCGTTTGCGATGAAGTATCCACCGCACCTTGCCGTTGTCGATGCAGTGGGCAACGCCGCGGGTTATGGTTTTGTGCTTATCAGTGTGGCTTTTGTGCGTGAGTTATTAGGCACAGGTAATTTGTTTGGCCATAGCGTGTTAACCACGGTAGAGAACGGTGGTTGGTACTTACCCAACGAGATGTTCAAGTTACCCCCCAGCGCCTTCTTCCTGATTGGTGTGCTGATTTGGACCATTAACGTGATCCAGCGTAAACGCGGTTAA
- a CDS encoding Na(+)-translocating NADH-quinone reductase subunit C has product MAFKKDTVVGTMIFTITLCLLCSFMITGTAGILKERKLAKKRDELQRFVLMASDVGLGEGTEFRDIFAKSVKPLLINLDTGKVDSDTNVLDFDERMAAINPDTSSTPKKDIAKIKTRANDVRVFKVFDDNGKLSSVVVPFYGKGLWSIIYGYMAVEPDLNTVKGIVVYEHGETPGIGDFITDPDWLGLWKGKKLFDDNGKFAMRLVKGGAKEGDTHGVDAVSGATMTGRGLQRAVEFWFGEEGFQTFFKQLKATEGLADPQAGSQGGSQLENGGAQ; this is encoded by the coding sequence ATGGCCTTTAAGAAAGATACTGTGGTGGGGACCATGATCTTCACCATCACGCTCTGCTTGCTGTGCTCATTTATGATCACCGGCACTGCGGGAATTTTAAAAGAGCGCAAGCTGGCTAAAAAACGCGATGAACTGCAACGCTTTGTGCTGATGGCCTCCGATGTGGGTTTAGGCGAAGGCACTGAGTTTAGGGATATTTTTGCTAAGTCGGTGAAGCCATTATTGATTAACCTCGATACCGGTAAAGTGGATTCTGACACTAATGTGCTCGATTTCGATGAGCGCATGGCGGCGATTAATCCCGATACCTCAAGCACGCCGAAAAAGGATATCGCCAAAATCAAAACCCGCGCTAACGATGTGCGTGTGTTTAAGGTGTTCGATGATAACGGCAAGCTATCGAGTGTGGTTGTGCCATTCTACGGAAAGGGTCTTTGGTCGATTATCTATGGTTATATGGCGGTGGAGCCTGATCTCAATACCGTTAAGGGCATAGTGGTTTACGAGCATGGTGAAACGCCAGGTATTGGTGACTTTATTACCGATCCAGATTGGCTAGGGTTGTGGAAGGGTAAAAAACTCTTTGATGACAATGGCAAGTTTGCGATGCGTCTTGTTAAGGGCGGCGCCAAAGAGGGCGACACCCATGGCGTGGATGCGGTAAGCGGCGCGACCATGACGGGCCGAGGCTTACAACGTGCCGTTGAGTTTTGGTTCGGTGAAGAGGGCTTTCAGACCTTCTTCAAACAGTTAAAGGCAACTGAAGGTCTGGCTGATCCGCAAGCAGGCTCTCAAGGTGGCTCTCAACTAGAGAATGGAGGTGCGCAATGA
- a CDS encoding NADH:ubiquinone reductase (Na(+)-transporting) subunit B, whose translation MTKQSKKPDLQEDYYASGKSIKGFVRSLVIANGRSTKGKVHVRDAIDVKRTMTLVGLCLLPTILFGLYNLGLQAQIALASGLGTPETWKLFLFNTVTGGLSADTGGVGRFFYGLSFFLPIYLTALLTSLFWEVVFAKVRRQELHEGFFVTALLFTLILPVSTPLWIVVIGISFGVVVAKELFGGMGYNFLNPAMAGLAFIYFAYPTEVQALKQLVAVDGFSGATALTQAAAGKLQFADYSWYSAFSDPNWWNNFFGFTVGAIGETSTLAILIGGLMLLVTRLADWRIVAGVMVGMIATATLFNVIGSSTNQMMSMPWTWHLVTGGFAIAMMFMATDPVTTAYTRQGKIAYGILIGFMTVLIRVANPKMPEGVMLAILFANLWAPLLDYMVARANIKRRVKRHGL comes from the coding sequence ATGACCAAGCAATCTAAAAAGCCTGATTTACAGGAAGACTATTACGCTTCGGGCAAGTCGATTAAGGGGTTTGTGCGCTCTCTAGTGATCGCCAACGGTCGCAGTACTAAGGGTAAAGTACATGTCCGTGACGCGATTGACGTAAAACGTACCATGACCTTAGTGGGCCTGTGTTTATTACCGACCATTCTTTTCGGTTTATATAACTTAGGTTTGCAAGCGCAAATCGCACTGGCGAGTGGCCTAGGCACACCCGAGACTTGGAAATTATTTCTGTTCAATACTGTTACAGGCGGCTTAAGTGCCGATACCGGTGGCGTTGGACGTTTTTTCTACGGGTTAAGTTTTTTCCTACCGATTTATCTGACAGCTTTACTGACTAGCCTTTTCTGGGAAGTGGTATTTGCTAAGGTGCGCCGTCAGGAATTACATGAAGGTTTCTTCGTTACCGCACTGTTGTTCACTTTAATCCTGCCGGTATCGACCCCGCTGTGGATTGTGGTGATTGGCATCAGCTTTGGTGTTGTAGTGGCTAAAGAGCTGTTCGGTGGTATGGGATATAACTTCCTTAACCCTGCAATGGCGGGTCTAGCCTTTATCTATTTTGCCTACCCAACCGAAGTGCAAGCGCTTAAGCAACTGGTGGCCGTGGATGGTTTTTCGGGTGCAACGGCCCTGACGCAAGCTGCTGCAGGCAAGCTGCAATTTGCCGACTACAGCTGGTATAGCGCCTTTAGCGATCCAAACTGGTGGAATAATTTCTTTGGCTTTACCGTGGGCGCCATTGGTGAAACTAGCACATTGGCTATTCTTATCGGCGGTTTAATGTTGCTCGTGACCCGCTTAGCCGATTGGCGCATCGTAGCGGGCGTCATGGTCGGCATGATTGCGACCGCAACCCTCTTCAATGTTATCGGTTCTAGTACAAACCAGATGATGTCTATGCCGTGGACATGGCATTTAGTCACGGGTGGTTTTGCTATCGCGATGATGTTTATGGCGACTGACCCTGTAACAACCGCGTATACCCGTCAGGGCAAAATTGCCTACGGTATTCTGATTGGTTTTATGACGGTTCTTATCCGTGTGGCGAATCCTAAAATGCCCGAGGGCGTGATGTTAGCGATTCTGTTCGCCAACCTTTGGGCACCACTTTTAGATTACATGGTGGCTCGTGCCAACATCAAACGGAGAGTAAAACGTCATGGCCTTTAA
- a CDS encoding Na(+)-translocating NADH-quinone reductase subunit A, with protein MADLSNQIITIKKGLDLPIAGEPRQIIEPGNRPSQVALLGEEYVGLKPTMLVEIGDRVKKGQPLFEDKKTEGVLFTAPASGEVVAINRGLRRVLQSVVIRCDGQDAQEQIRFDIHQDIASLSFEVVQAQLVKSGLWTALRTRPFSRVPALDTKPAGIFVTAMDTNPLAADPRLIISEQADAFKAGLQVLSHLTEGKVYLCQDKGEALIDANFAQTTLPKVELRRFAGVHPAGLVGTHIHFILPVSIERQVWHIGYQDVIAYGKLFQTGELYTDRVVAIGGPSALNPRLLRTQLGAQLSAVVADEVRPGNIRVVSGSVLSGHTAKSVHDFLGRFHNQISLLAEDDKHRVLPWVRGGSDKFSITRTVTSRLFGLSKTFEFTTRQGGSARAMMAFGQLDRVMPLDILPTLLVRDLVVRDTDEAQALGALELDEEDLALCTFVCPGKYDFGKELRACLDVIEREG; from the coding sequence ATGGCAGATCTTTCAAACCAAATTATAACGATCAAAAAAGGCCTTGACTTGCCGATTGCTGGCGAGCCTCGGCAGATCATTGAACCCGGAAATAGGCCATCGCAAGTGGCACTGCTGGGCGAGGAATATGTTGGCTTAAAACCGACTATGCTGGTGGAAATTGGCGATAGGGTTAAAAAGGGCCAACCTTTATTCGAAGATAAAAAGACCGAAGGCGTGCTGTTTACTGCCCCCGCCAGCGGTGAGGTTGTTGCTATTAACCGTGGGCTGCGCCGTGTGTTGCAATCGGTCGTGATCCGCTGTGACGGCCAAGATGCGCAGGAGCAAATCCGCTTTGATATTCATCAAGATATTGCTTCGCTTTCCTTTGAAGTGGTGCAGGCGCAATTAGTGAAAAGTGGTCTTTGGACTGCGCTGCGTACTCGTCCTTTCTCCCGCGTTCCAGCACTTGACACTAAACCTGCTGGTATTTTCGTGACGGCGATGGATACCAATCCGTTAGCGGCCGATCCGCGTTTGATTATTAGCGAACAAGCCGATGCCTTTAAGGCGGGCTTACAGGTGCTGAGCCATTTGACCGAAGGCAAGGTTTACCTGTGCCAAGACAAAGGTGAAGCCTTAATTGATGCTAACTTCGCTCAAACAACGTTGCCTAAAGTAGAACTGCGCCGTTTTGCCGGTGTGCACCCTGCGGGTTTAGTGGGTACTCATATTCATTTCATTCTGCCTGTGAGTATTGAGCGCCAAGTCTGGCATATCGGCTATCAGGATGTGATTGCCTACGGCAAACTGTTCCAGACTGGTGAGTTATATACCGACCGCGTGGTGGCTATTGGGGGTCCAAGTGCGCTTAATCCCCGTCTATTACGCACCCAACTTGGGGCGCAATTAAGCGCTGTTGTGGCCGATGAAGTACGCCCTGGCAATATTCGTGTGGTTTCGGGCTCAGTGCTGTCGGGGCATACCGCTAAATCAGTGCACGACTTTTTAGGGCGTTTCCACAATCAGATTTCATTACTCGCCGAAGACGATAAACACCGCGTATTGCCTTGGGTTCGCGGTGGTTCGGATAAGTTTTCGATTACCCGCACAGTGACATCCCGTTTATTCGGCCTCAGTAAAACCTTCGAATTTACCACCCGTCAGGGCGGCTCTGCCCGTGCCATGATGGCCTTTGGTCAGCTCGATCGCGTGATGCCGTTGGATATTTTGCCGACGCTGTTAGTGCGCGACTTAGTGGTGCGCGACACAGACGAGGCGCAGGCCTTAGGCGCACTGGAGCTGGATGAGGAAGATTTGGCCCTGTGTACCTTCGTGTGCCCTGGGAAATACGACTTCGGTAAAGAGTTACGTGCCTGTCTAGATGTGATCGAGAGGGAAGGTTAA
- a CDS encoding NADP(H)-dependent aldo-keto reductase: MEYRRIPHSNLEVSKICLGTMTWGEQNTQAEAFAQLDYAIGNGINFIDTAEMYPVPPRPETQGETERILGQYIKARGNRDDLIIATKIAAPGGKSDYIRKKMALDWNNIHQAVDASLERLQIDTIDLYQLHWPDRNTNFFGQLFYDEQEIEQQTPILETLEALAEVIRQGKVRYIGVSNETPWGIMKYLQLAEKHGLPRIISVQNPYNLLNRSFEVGMSEISHREELPLLAYSPLAFGALSGKYCNNQWPEGARLTLFKRFARYNSSQIALDATAAYVDLAREFNLSPAQMALAFVNSRKFVGSNIIGATDLYQLKENIDSLKVSLSPELLTRLNELSDKFRLPCP, translated from the coding sequence ATGGAATACAGACGCATACCGCATTCGAATCTCGAAGTCAGTAAAATCTGTTTAGGCACAATGACGTGGGGCGAGCAGAATACACAGGCAGAAGCCTTTGCTCAGCTCGATTACGCCATCGGAAATGGCATCAACTTTATCGATACCGCAGAAATGTACCCTGTGCCACCTAGGCCAGAAACCCAAGGGGAAACCGAGCGAATTTTAGGTCAATACATCAAGGCGCGCGGTAACCGTGACGATCTGATTATTGCCACTAAGATTGCGGCTCCCGGTGGAAAGAGCGACTACATTCGCAAAAAGATGGCGCTGGACTGGAACAACATTCATCAGGCGGTCGATGCATCGCTTGAGCGCTTACAAATCGATACCATCGATCTCTACCAACTGCACTGGCCGGATCGCAACACTAACTTCTTCGGACAACTCTTCTACGACGAACAAGAGATTGAGCAACAAACCCCCATCCTTGAAACCCTAGAGGCGCTTGCCGAAGTGATTCGTCAGGGTAAAGTGCGCTATATCGGTGTGTCGAACGAGACGCCGTGGGGCATTATGAAGTACCTACAGCTGGCGGAAAAACACGGCCTACCGCGCATCATCTCGGTACAAAATCCCTATAACCTGCTTAACCGTAGCTTTGAAGTCGGCATGAGTGAAATCAGCCACCGTGAAGAATTGCCACTGCTGGCCTATTCGCCCTTAGCCTTTGGCGCATTATCGGGCAAGTACTGTAATAATCAATGGCCCGAAGGTGCGCGCTTAACCCTGTTTAAACGCTTTGCCCGCTACAACAGCTCGCAAATCGCCCTCGACGCCACAGCAGCCTATGTCGACTTAGCCCGCGAGTTTAACCTCTCGCCTGCGCAAATGGCATTAGCCTTTGTTAATTCTCGTAAATTTGTGGGCTCTAACATTATCGGAGCTACGGACTTGTACCAGCTGAAAGAAAATATCGACAGCTTGAAGGTCAGCCTGTCACCCGAGTTACTCACTCGACTCAACGAGTTATCGGATAAATTCAGACTGCCCTGCCCATAG
- the dbpA gene encoding ATP-dependent RNA helicase DbpA, giving the protein MAFSTLKLKTELLENLTTMGYNEMTPIQAQSLPAILAGEDVIGQGKTGSGKTAAFGLGLLNKLDVKRFRIQTLVLCPTRELADQVAQEIRTLARGIHNVKVLTLCGGVPMGPQIGSLEHGAHIIVGTPGRIVDHLERNRLDLSNLNMLVLDEADRMLEMGFQPQLDAIIEQSPRERQTLLFSATFPEQIQSIAKQIMYNPVMVKVAVTHEKSTIEQHFYHLNDDKARMQALQLLLLERKPESAVVFCNTKRETQKVADELSDAGFSVIALHGDLEQRDRDETLLQFANKSACVLVATDVAARGLDIDALDAVFNYHVAFDTEVHIHRIGRTGRAGSKGAAFTFYNDQDGYKIALLEEYLERDIQSEALPSLSLLGTAPNAPIMITLQIDGGKKEKLRPGDILGALTGENGIEGSQVGKILVTDYRAYVAVNRKVAKKALSKITSGRIKGKSYRAWLMK; this is encoded by the coding sequence ATGGCTTTCTCGACTCTTAAGCTAAAAACCGAACTGCTTGAGAACCTTACCACTATGGGCTACAACGAGATGACGCCAATTCAGGCGCAGAGCTTGCCAGCCATCTTAGCAGGCGAGGACGTGATTGGTCAGGGCAAGACAGGTTCGGGTAAGACTGCCGCCTTTGGTTTGGGGTTGCTGAACAAGTTAGACGTGAAACGTTTTCGCATTCAGACCTTAGTGCTGTGTCCAACTCGCGAGCTTGCAGACCAAGTCGCGCAGGAAATCCGCACCCTTGCCCGTGGTATCCACAACGTCAAAGTCTTAACCCTGTGTGGTGGCGTGCCTATGGGGCCGCAGATTGGCTCATTGGAACATGGTGCTCATATTATTGTTGGCACGCCGGGTCGGATTGTCGATCACTTAGAACGCAACCGTTTAGACCTGAGTAACCTCAACATGCTGGTGCTGGACGAAGCCGACCGTATGCTGGAAATGGGCTTCCAACCCCAGCTGGATGCGATTATCGAGCAGTCGCCACGCGAGCGCCAAACGCTGCTGTTTAGTGCGACTTTCCCTGAGCAGATCCAATCGATCGCTAAGCAAATCATGTACAACCCTGTGATGGTGAAAGTGGCCGTTACCCACGAAAAAAGCACCATTGAGCAACATTTTTACCACTTAAACGACGATAAGGCGCGCATGCAGGCGCTGCAATTATTACTGCTGGAACGCAAACCTGAGAGTGCTGTGGTGTTTTGCAATACCAAGCGCGAAACCCAAAAAGTGGCCGACGAGCTCAGCGATGCTGGCTTTAGCGTCATCGCCCTGCACGGCGATTTAGAGCAGCGTGACAGGGATGAAACCCTGCTGCAATTTGCCAACAAGAGTGCCTGTGTGCTGGTGGCAACCGACGTTGCTGCCCGTGGTTTAGATATCGACGCGCTGGACGCAGTATTTAACTACCACGTTGCCTTTGATACCGAAGTGCATATTCACCGCATTGGCCGCACCGGCCGTGCGGGCAGTAAGGGCGCTGCTTTTACCTTCTATAACGATCAGGATGGCTACAAAATTGCCCTGTTAGAAGAGTATTTAGAGCGCGATATTCAAAGTGAAGCGCTGCCATCATTAAGCTTGTTGGGTACCGCGCCCAATGCGCCAATTATGATCACCCTGCAAATTGATGGCGGTAAAAAGGAGAAGTTACGTCCAGGCGATATCTTAGGAGCCCTCACAGGGGAGAATGGTATCGAAGGCTCGCAGGTCGGCAAAATCCTTGTGACGGACTACCGCGCCTATGTGGCGGTAAATCGCAAGGTGGCTAAAAAGGCGCTCAGTAAAATCACTAGCGGCCGCATCAAAGGTAAATCTTATCGCGCATGGTTGATGAAATAA